Genomic DNA from Haloplanus aerogenes:
GAGTCGCCCGCTTGGCGACGGGTCGTATCAGTCCTCTGCGGGCGACTCCTGTGCCTGCCGGTTTCCGCCGCTCTCCTGTTCGTCCTGTTCTTCGTCGGATCGCGCGGCCACGAGGGCGCCGCGGGCGACGCTGTACAGGGGTTCTTCGACGCTCTTGACCTCGCTGATCGAGAACGGAATCGAGGCGTCGCGGAGGTGGTCTTCGAACAGTTTCTCGAAGCCGCGGGGGCTGGAGGTGCCGCCGGTGACGACGACGGGCACGTCCAGATCCTCCTCCACGTCCTCCTCGTCGACTTCGCGGGCGATGTTCTCGATGACGTAGTCGAGGAGGTTCTCGTAGTAGATGGCGAGTGCACCCTCGACGCCGCCCACGTCGGTGCGGAAGTCGAGTTCGAAGTCGTCTTCCTTGATCGAGGTGACCTTGTCGACCGGCGTCCCGGTGGCCTGTGCGGCCTGCTCGTCGATCCAGTCGCCACCGCGGGCGATGGAGAACTTCATGACGGGCACGGCGTAGTACGACAGGCAGACGTTGGTCATGCCTGCACCGAAGGAGACGCCGAGGCCGGTGAAGTTGTGGTTGGCGAGTTCGGAGTAGATGACGGCCATCCCCTCGTTGATCGGTTCCGTCTCGTAGCCCATGTCGCCGAGCATCGACTCCAGCGTCTTCTCGTGATAGAGAGTGGAAAGGTCGGAGTCGATGGGGTCGGCGGGCGAGGAGAAGTAGAGACGCTCGCCGGGGTGGTTCGGCTGGCCCACCACCTGTTCGGTGATGAGCTTGATCATCGGAATCGCCGAGGACTCCTCGGAGGAGAGGATGCCGTGTTGCATCGGGCGACGCGTTTCCTCGTTGAAAATGTTCGCGAAGTTGAGGGCGTCGTCACCGACGACGTACACCTTGTCGTCCTTCCGGATGTGGAGGACGTCGCTCCGCGAGAGCATCTGCTCTGCCATGTCGGAGTACTCGATTTCGACGAAGGAGTTGCGCTGCTGGACGAAAACCGTCTCCGCGCCCTCCTGCTGTGCCGAGATGAGGTTCATGGTGCCGACGTCTAGGCCTTTTGCCATACGCGTGTGATGCCCCGTCGCCATCATAAACGTTCGCCAAAGTGTCCGACCGCTTACCTAGGTCTGACGGGCGTCAGACGGTCGAAAACGGCGAATTACGGAATCGGGAGACGGAGGCGTGAGATGGCCGATGTCAGGACGAAAAGAGTTTCTTCGCGCGGTCGACGAGTCCGCCGTCGTCGTCTTCGGTCGCTATCTCCTCGGCCTCCTGTTGCTTTCGGAGTTCCGTCAGCGCCGCCGTCTGGTCGTCGACGCCGGACGAGGAGTCCGTCTCGCGCTCCCGGCCTTGCAGTTTCCGCAGGTTCGACAGCGCGTCGTCGACGTTGCTTCCCGAGGAACGGACGGTCGTCGCCTCCGCGTTCTCGAACGCCTCGCGGTCTACCTCCACGTCGCTCGGCGTGTTGAGTTCGAGGCGCTTGGTGTTTTTCCGGTTGACGCCACCCCACGAGAGGTCGGCGTCCGCCATCGCCTCGTCGATGTCGCGGCGCACCTGTTCGTCGGAGACCGTTTCGCCCGTCTCACCCGTCCCGCTCGCCTCGCTCGTCTCCGCGCGCACCTCGGCCGCGCGCTCGCCCGGCGTGGCGCGTTCGACCTGGTGGCCGACCAGCGCTGCGCCCGTCGCGCCGACGACGGCGACGAGGCCGACGGCGTAGATGGCGACCCCCTGCGCGCTGTAATCGGGCGTGCGCGCCACGTTCCAGTTCATCGGGTACGTGGCGACGAACAGGCCGACGGCGACGAGACACACCGCCAGCCCACCGAGCGAGACGTACGTCATCCGCTGATCGCCGGGGAGGAGGACGACCATCCCGAGCAGGATGACCGGCAACCCGACGCTGGCACACACCATCGCCACCTCGCGGATCGCCCACGCAGGCGTCCCGCCGCCGCTCGCCACGGCCGACAGCAGGAAGACGACGATCCCGATCGCACCGAGGGCGATACCGCCGAAAAAGAGCGCGAATCCGAGATACACGTCCGTCTCCGTCTCGGGGTCACCGATGTAACGCTCGTACCACTCGAAAAGTACGTTGTCGGGGGTGCCATCCAGATCCGTCATTGCGTGGGTCTACAGGCTCATCACACATGACTGTTGGCGCCCCGTCTGACGCGGGGCTGACGCCGTTAGAGACTGCTGTACGTCAACACCGGATGGATGGTGGGGCGCCTGTTATAGCAGACCTCGTATCCGAAGGCTTATGCTCGCAACTCGACACCCGACCACTAGATGCCTTCTCGGTACGGCACTGGCGACGTACTCGTCGTCCTCGGCTGTCTCTGCTTTCTCTCCACCGTCGTCGTGGGTGCGGCGCTGGCACCCACCGGCGCGACGAGCGCTACGACACCCGACGACGGCGACGACACGCCCCGAACCCTCGTCGGCGTGCAGGGTGTCGGTAGCTACGTCGCGGACGGCTCCGTCCGCCTCCTCGACGGCGACGAGGAGCAGTGGCGCGAGTCCTCGGCCTCCGTCTACTTCGACGTGACCAAGCTCGACAACGGCTCGGTGCTCGCGGGCTACATGGCCGACGGCTACGAGGACTGCGGTCCCTATCCGGCGCCGTGTCACCGTACCGGCTTCCGGATCATCGACCCCGACGCCGACCCCTCGCCCGAGGTAGTGTACGAGTGGTCGTTCCCGGTGCGTAACCGGGTCGCGAGCGAGGTTCACGACGTCGAACCCCTTCCCGGCGGCGGCTTCGTCCTCGCCGACATGGAACACGAACGGGTGCTGATCGTCGAGAACGGCGAGGTGACGTGGGAGTGGAACGCCGACGAGCGCTACGAGGTGCCCGAAGGCAAGGACCGGACGAAAATCGACTGGCTCCACATCAACGACGTGGACCGCATCGGCGAGGGTCGCTTCCTCGTCTCGGTACGCAACGCCAACCAGCTCGTCATCCTCGAACGTGGCGAGGGCGTCGTCGAGGTGATCAACGAGGACCACGACGACGCGAGCGACGACGACAGGATCGTGGGCGATCCGTCGGTCCTCTACCACCAGCACAACCCGCAGTGGCTCGGTGATGGCGCGGTCCTCGTCGCCGACAGCGAGAACCACCGCGTGGTCGAAC
This window encodes:
- a CDS encoding DUF7139 domain-containing protein — translated: MTDLDGTPDNVLFEWYERYIGDPETETDVYLGFALFFGGIALGAIGIVVFLLSAVASGGGTPAWAIREVAMVCASVGLPVILLGMVVLLPGDQRMTYVSLGGLAVCLVAVGLFVATYPMNWNVARTPDYSAQGVAIYAVGLVAVVGATGAALVGHQVERATPGERAAEVRAETSEASGTGETGETVSDEQVRRDIDEAMADADLSWGGVNRKNTKRLELNTPSDVEVDREAFENAEATTVRSSGSNVDDALSNLRKLQGRERETDSSSGVDDQTAALTELRKQQEAEEIATEDDDGGLVDRAKKLFSS
- a CDS encoding disk-shape morphogenesis protein volactin, translated to MAKGLDVGTMNLISAQQEGAETVFVQQRNSFVEIEYSDMAEQMLSRSDVLHIRKDDKVYVVGDDALNFANIFNEETRRPMQHGILSSEESSAIPMIKLITEQVVGQPNHPGERLYFSSPADPIDSDLSTLYHEKTLESMLGDMGYETEPINEGMAVIYSELANHNFTGLGVSFGAGMTNVCLSYYAVPVMKFSIARGGDWIDEQAAQATGTPVDKVTSIKEDDFELDFRTDVGGVEGALAIYYENLLDYVIENIAREVDEEDVEEDLDVPVVVTGGTSSPRGFEKLFEDHLRDASIPFSISEVKSVEEPLYSVARGALVAARSDEEQDEQESGGNRQAQESPAED
- a CDS encoding arylsulfotransferase family protein, coding for MPSRYGTGDVLVVLGCLCFLSTVVVGAALAPTGATSATTPDDGDDTPRTLVGVQGVGSYVADGSVRLLDGDEEQWRESSASVYFDVTKLDNGSVLAGYMADGYEDCGPYPAPCHRTGFRIIDPDADPSPEVVYEWSFPVRNRVASEVHDVEPLPGGGFVLADMEHERVLIVENGEVTWEWNADERYEVPEGKDRTKIDWLHINDVDRIGEGRFLVSVRNANQLVILERGEGVVEVINEDHDDASDDDRIVGDPSVLYHQHNPQWLGDGAVLVADSENHRVVELHRTDDGTWEPVWVLRGAADQKFNWPRDADRLPNGNTLITDTRNARLVEINSTGTVVWEHQFDYRTLPYEADRLPQGELVGAPTYGNTASDGVTAGGYVPVLTPLLRLVSAAIRLPLWVGELHLFLTLVSIALVGSGVVIRWRDGESAPSND